ttctttactgttctttttcgtatgggttgttctggtgtgtccgaagggaccgtcttacagcgcccctagaggtgtggcatgtgtattgcatcgttttcagcaagcgttgcgttgccatatggacctgatttctactgatcgttgcccatttggaggcgatattttttttaaataacatcacgttgccgttgtcgtgtggatgtggcctcagtgtgggccagcggagaaaaaaaaaaaacagttgcgcgctggcctttaatatgataagcaatgttaacagtttctttaacaaactgttaacattgcttatcatattaaaggccagcgcgcaactgtaataagcaatgttaacagtttgttaaagaaactgttaacattgcttatcatattaaaggccagcgcgcaactgtttttttttttttctccgctggcccacactgaaccaccggcccactgggaaaactcccgctactcccgatggccagtccgtgtgtgggcggaacataactggatttatcggatgacatgtgggagtattcatgtgcgaaaattttcggcattatcgtccgtttcagtatccgtctgtgtgtatacttgcccgttgaaatcggcaattgcccgtcaaatttacgggtggacgggtctctgcctaataccttaccatgaagcccattaggataacgcgtccttgcccggagcagtggtatgttttattttgtaggtgtttttagtaaaggggtgatcaagaaagcaattactcatacttaaagcttgaaatgctttattgccaatgctgtaaaaaatgtataatgtacaagtgggcaacaatgaacctttaaaatctaatctaaatatattgagaacttatcactgtaaatgtaagtgcataactgttcttggtgtaggaactctttgtgaaccttggggacatttttacttagagaggaaaaaagagaacaaaaaacaaacatgtaccgtatgtctgcttattcaagaatgcagaaaacaagaaagtgcaaaatattactccttccctcaacagtcctgagttCATGCAGCCAAGGACATGCCTCttcccactcacgtctgtatttttgtaagcaTTTATGCTTTTGAGGACAtggtggagtcccgggtgcagcagacatttttaaaaggccgggttttttgagcagcgccggtgtgttGTCTGTTGCAGCCGTGACAGCGCCACATGCAGTGccgcaggcagccaggcacagacgcacagagcgggacacagagtggaggggtttgtgtcctgggtagatcccgcaacggagtatttcctgttttattttgttcattattgttagatttagtgttgatatgtgtgagacagacatgtgtattggacatttatgaaaatacggaacaaatcgcgtcccgtatcggttcaatacgggacacaagatttaattgccaaataaagaacgattccgtattttacgggacgggtggcaaccctagATGGAGTAGTGTGTAAAATAAAACTGATGCATTTCATGACTGTTTAAGTTTAAAATGTATGACAGGTTAAATGTTTGAATCAAAACCAGACTGATTTTAGTGTCACACTAACACTttggatacccaaatttatttatttatttatttctgtctgtctgtgtaaagGAGCCGTGTTACTCCATGATGTCCAGGTCCTGACTCTATACAAGGGTCGATACACGACGGCTCGCCGCTCCAGTCCTGTTCCTCAGCTCCAGTGTGTGGGAGGGTCAGCAGGCTGCTCCTCCTTCGTCCCTGAAGTGGTCCAGTGTCAGAATAAAGGCTGGGACGGTGTGGACGTCCAGGTGCGTGTCTGCGCTCGATGCAACAGGAAGAATGGTTCACCTGAACGCTGACCGCGCCAGTCCTGAGCCATGTCTCAAATCATATACCTCACATCCTTGCAGCAGtcagggccgtagccagcattttaaaaccaccgaggtccgtgatgtgcaCGCAAAGCGCGCGATGAAAAatttgacatatttaaatgagaggggtgaattgcaCATGACACGAGATCTCATCTCGTatcatctccagccgctttatcctgttctacagggtcgcaggcaagctggagcctatcccagctgactacgggtgaaaggcggggtacaccctggacaagtcgccaggtcatcacagggctgacacatagacacagacaaccattcacactcacattcacacctacggtcaatttagagtcaccagttaacctaacctgcatgtctttggactgtgggggaaaccggagcacccggaggaaacccacgcggacacggggagaacatgcaaactccacacagaaaggccctcgccggccccggggctcgaacccggaccttcttgctgtgaggcgacagcgctaaccactacaccaccatgccgcctcctttagatgaattcatctcatctcattatctctagccgctttatcctgttctacagggtcgcaggcaagctggagcctatcccagctgactacgggatagtctatggacaagtcgccaggtcatcacagggctgacacatagacacagacaaccattcacactcatgtttagggttgcaaaattcccgggaattttcagagtggaaaatttccatggaaattttgGGAATTAACGGGAATTTGGGGGAACTTTCGGGAATTTTCAAAACCAACTTTACTTAAAAAGTGATACAAAAAAATAAGGTCCTTTATTCAGATTCGGAtatttctctgggtctctgttctgttcaaaagaacatacaagcaaaaactaattaaacaactgagaaaatgaataaccaccaaatgttttacaaaaacaatacgggtttccctggtacatgtataatgaattaaacaataaccttagactttgagaacttctcttcaaaagcaactttaactctacttatgattttgaagactgcttcctgtaacttttttgtttactaattatacttcaacaacttgaattcctttttcattttgcaacTGGTTTGTAAACCATATCCTGTCAAGTAATTTGCTTGCAAATTATCGGATTAGAAGTAACGATTAGGGTTAATAACAATGATTGTTTTAATAGCATTGTTATTAAACAATGACATTAAACAGCCTCGCTCCAGATTCAAATAAAAAAGTGTCACTAATATATTTTACAAGCagcaaaacttatttcaagactactagtaattagaaatgttaaattttacattttttaaatattCCTTGTTATTTTATGACGTGATACCTTTGTGATTAAATCTGTAGATAAATCTTcaagttttgtaaaattttgtaataaaaatggtcaaaattgagTTTTTGCAAGATTTTTAGAAATCACGACTTGTCATGCAATGAGTTAGATTTCCAGTCAATTCTTACCAAAGGGTACTGTTATTATATTAAATGTTATATTTAGCATCTTGGAATTTCCCACAAAATGTAAGAGTGGCAAGATGCTTTATTTGAAGAAAAATCTGTAATTGAGATTGAGAATAGtaatttttcactgaaaaatctgaatataatactaatattgaaaaactaaaagccttttattaattggcctttagcaatatgtcctattcttaattagcacaaaacagtacataattgaaagaaaggcttaacatgggttttcatttgtttttctgggtgatgaaatgttttaaaatgtttaaaacttaataaatgccaaaactgaaaattcccgggcccttcaaaattcctggaaactttccacccctttgcaaccctactcacattcacacctacggtcaatttagagccaccagttaacctaacctgcatgtctttggactgtgggggaaaccggagcacccggaggaaacccacgcggacacagggagaacatgcaaactccgcacagaaaggccctcgccggccacggggctcgaacccggaccttcttgctgtgaggtgacagcgctaaccactacaccaccgtgccgccacacaagagatctattcctgaaattacttttaatggtgtttgaactgaatatcatcagttttgaaaaaaaaaaaaatcatgtatgtggcaagagtaagaataatttaagcttgtttaatggtttgatctggcccaagcaatgaggataaaagataccctaaccatgtagcctatggaactaagatacattaacagggttttttctaggaaaatttagtatgagggcgctcaccatggcgaaggagcgaagcgggggggagatggtgccggttgtcccccccgccttgcaaagcctttgaaaaatgctccaatgggacattctgaggctatctgagagggaaattgtaacaaattgtctgtcaacattgaaaaagaaagaagtaatcttctgccccggacggtctttggctttcttccgcttcgtgccgtgggatgacatctttaaatgcccaagtgtcaacaaaaacaactcgcgaactacttctgtcaaaagctcccgcgccgctgggtgaaaggtcattcagtctcgagaaatctcgctctgcaagtcagctgaccttgtgtgtaacccatgtcaaatctcacgagagcagccgcgacaagtaaacaactaaacaacatggcgcctcagtctggaaaacgccgatTTGGATTGCttgtgcaccgtctggcggtgtatctactatgattggaatatttttggagcgattataacgtatttgatgatcagatacattgtcacgtagtgttgctgggatgttttcacagagtcggtaagggggcgcacgccgagagtaagagggcgcagcgcccctgttcccccgtttagacgaaagcctgcattaacaatctggcatctgttacacctacacaaaaaaaaaaattctggggggaaaaaaaaaaatcagtatacaccaccatgtttgaataaagagtaggggtaacagcttcatgaaaatgCGCTGAttgttaccatgaaaaaaaccgtGTCTACTGCACTGTGTTCACTCCCCTGAGTCGCGCACTCATTTGTttctgtgttcttggtctcagagccgcacgcacgaaacagacacaacgtttaacataattaacaatgcactttttacagagaagttttaatgttattcttttttttttttttttatccagttgaatatttagtgtacaaatgtattttcagctcttaaaaataaccgaggtccggacctcggtggcctcatagctggctacggcgaTGGTAGTAGTGAACGGGCCATGTCACATCAACGcattgttcatttgttttcctgtaacagcatgcctTGTTGTGTTTAATTTGGTTTTTCTTTCTTTAGATCTTATTTAACAGATGGTTACCTGTTTGTctggaaccaaaaaaaaaaaagctaaatgtAGCATCCCGGAAggttttgtttaaaacctttacaGTTTTGCAGGAAAATGAGTCAAGTTTTTATGAAACTGTCTCtgacctttctctctctctctgtgtgtgtgtgtgtgtgtgtgtgtgtgtgtgtgtgtgtgtgtagtgggagtGTAAGGCTGATATGGATAACTGGTACCGTTTTGGAAAGGTGGAGGTGTCCTGTGAAGGCTACAACAGCCCTGATGACCCGTATATATTGAGGGGCTCATGTGGTCTTGAGTACACGTTGGAGCTCACAGCTGAGGGCCGGCAGAACCGGGGCTCATCCCGATTCTCTGACTTCACCTCCGGGTTCTTCCAGGGAAAGCAGCAGCACGGAAGCAGCCAGCATTTCCCGAGCGACCTTTTGGCCGAGGgttcaggcagcatggtggtcatCGCGTTCTTCCTGCTGCTCGCCTTCGCTGTTTATAAGATGTTCCTTTGTGACTCTAGTCGTGGTTCCCGTGGAGATGGGTACAGAGGAAACCAAGGTCCTGATGGAAACGGCTACAGTAACATGGGTCCACCTCCTCCTGGGTTTAGGTCTGAATACACAGGTATGGACTGGGAACTGATCCAATTACCAAATGCAATTCCAACttcaaccaatcagatttcagccccacccacagtgccacagtaACCAATCACTGTAGTCTCCACCCACTGTCCCTGTAACGAATCAGACTGTAGTCCCTGCCCACAGTGTCTCTGGAACTAATTATATTACAGTCCTGCCCACTATACGGTTCCATTATAATGAAGATCATATCTGTGTTTCAGATTCTCCGCCGGGATACGGCTTTGCAGATTCATACAGCGGACCTCACACCAACAACTGTGGGGGAGATGGACTGGGAGGCGGACTCGGTGGACTGGGAGGCGGACTCGGTGGACTGGGAGGCGGACTTGGTGGACTGGGAGGCGGACTAGGGGGCAGAAACAGAGGCGGAGGTGGATTCTGGTCTGGAATGGGAACAGGAGGATTGCTGGGATATCTGTTCGGCTCTCATACGTTAGTGCAGCGCACTGATATGCTTattatatactgtacactactTGGGGCTAACTAGAATGAGTGCACTGTGTAGGGCTGATGGACTTCTGGTCCTTTTCTATTTCAGTGAGAACATCTGGAGTAGTGATAAGATTGTGGTGTGTTTATCATAAACATGGTTTTTCTAATaatccagggatgagaattttccgccgattggccgATTTCCGActctttcagaccaaaatgatcgtttttgagatcgatgtaaatccgttgagaaatttttttttttttttttgggggggggggttatgattagcgatctgtggtcaccttataacgcagacatcccaagtctcccggaagttctgggagtctcctgcatattgatagaagcgagcaagagcgtgcgcgcgtaacattaaggtctgcatcacgcatcttagaatgtgcgcgcacgagggggtgcgcgagggagactgtgtgcagtgttgccagatactgctgacgttttccagcccaaaatatgttcaaaacccgccaaaatgcacttaaaaccacccaatctggcaacactgcctgtgtgcctgttcttgtagcacatgccaggcaaagagcatcttgattgggttactcagcaaaataagccaatcagctttcagtgtgggcgggcttttatctcttttctcgaggaccagagttttcagttgtattgagtcagtgcagcctacaggatcggcatggcagagagagagcgcgcgccccaaaaatatatatcgattacatgtcatatataagtgtgtatcttttataaatggggttggggagaatcatagtatcatatctatatttctgataacattttaggtatgataccgtgtataactctcctacttattgctcatttcatgggggggaattgctggcgtgCGCTGCGCGGGAgcatctgcccaaatttttttaggccgagatgaacttatagtttttgatttaaaaaaaaatttccaatttgtaatgcccattgtacatgcctgttctttaattcaaaatcaccatctcaatcttcagattgaccatatggtatctgtattacattacacaacatcctgtccagataaaacctcatTAGTCCACacagcagttgaaagggaagtgatgagtgatgttgaatgttgcctgcttaatatgcaagacctcctgctaccatgataagatCAGAaaaaagcttcagagaattatatgacagaacttttttctggtttgcacttcattgtaaaggattagagtattcaaagacatgaatagcaaaaatgcagaaatataatactgtagagctcgtttatattaaaaggtgcatttatttatttttttttaaatcatcaaatgtgaattgatttaaaaacaagtctcttgtaccatattaatcattttcacctggtagtccaccaagaaggggaatttatttccaaatacattgcaaatttttgctgataaaattaatggttttggggttaaaaaaaaaaaacaagccaaaaatcattagccccatgggccccgccccggttttttcagacttttaaaatatttttcattctcatccctgaatagtCACAGTTCTAATGGAGAGATAAGGAGTGTCATGTACACACAAACTGTATTAAACactgctgtttctctctctctctctccctgtgtacgGTGGTGTTAGTGGTAGGCGTGGTCCTCCTGTGAGCCCTTATGGATCGCCACATTACAACACCAACAACCACACCAGCACCAACACCAACACCAGCTCAGGGACTCGCACTGCTTCAGGTAAACTCCACATCACCTGTTAACTGGACTCCTTCATGATGATTTATTGACATGTTTCAGCTGTTAATTATTAATAATGAGCAAATTAGTGATGTCAACTGCAGCAAAGCTGAAAAGCCATTACTGAGGTGAGGGTGGAGgaaagtagcctgggcccgcccatcctaagcgtgacgcaacacaagggcctgttgcgagcttagtctggccaggcaagctatctccagctcttccaagctccggaaaaatcgggagccaatcaactttgagcatctccaacggccctgggtagaggcgtgttcaaggcactgacgtagtagaactgcgaccggaagccatagattgtttacagaatctatgccggaagcgcttcattcacgcttccgcatctacagtggtgcttgaaagtttgttaaccctttagaattttctatatttctgcataaatatgacctaaaacatcatcagattttcacacaagtcctaaaaggagataaagagaacccagttaaacaaatgagacaaaaatattatacttggtcatttatttattgaggaaaatgatccaatattacatatctgtgagtggcaaaagtatgtgaacctctaggattagcagttaatttgaaggtgaaattagaatcaggtgttttcaattaatgggatgaaaatcaggtgtgagtgggcaccctgttttatttaaagaactgggagctatcaaagtctgatcttcacaacacatgtttgtggaagtgtatcatagcacaaacaaaggagatttctgaggacctcagaaaaagcgttgttgatgctcatcaggctggaaaaggttacaaaaccatctctaaagagtttggactccaccaatccacagtcagacagattgtgtacaaatggaggaaattcaagaccattgttaccctccccaggagtggtcgaccaacaaagatcactccaagagcaaggcgtgtaatagtcggcaaggtcacaaaggacctcaggataacttttaagcaactgaaggcctctctcacattggctaatgttcatgagtccaccatcaggagaacactgaacaacaatagtgtgcatagcagagctgcaaggagaaaaccactgctctccaaaaagatcattgctgctcgtctgcagtttgcgaaagatcacgtggacaagccagaaggctattggaaaaatgttttgtggatggatgagaccaaaatagaacttttcggtttaaatgagaagcattatgtttgaagaaaggaaaacactgcattccagcataagaaccttatcccatctgtgaaacgtggtagtagtagtatcaaggtttgggtctgttttgctgcatctgggccaggacggcttgccatcattgatggaacaatgaattctgacttatatcggtgaattctaaaggaaaatgtcaggacatctgtccatgaactgaatctgaagagaaggtgggtcatgcagtaagacaacaaccctaagcacacaagtcgttctaccaaagaatggttaaagaagaataaagttaatgtgttggaatggccaagtcaaagtcctgaccttaatccaatcgaaatgttgtggaaggacctgaagcgagcagttcatgtgaggaaacccaccaacatcccagagttgaagctgttctgtacggaggaatgggctaaaattcctccaagccagtgtgcaggactgatcaacagttactggaaatgtttagttgcagttattgctgcacaagggggtcacaccagatattgaaagccaaggttcacatacttttgccactcacagatatgtaatattggatcattttcctcaataaataaatgagcaagtataatatttttgtctcatttgtttaactgggttctctttatctacttttaggacttgtgtgaaaatctgatgatgttttaggtcatatttatgc
This Neoarius graeffei isolate fNeoGra1 chromosome 3, fNeoGra1.pri, whole genome shotgun sequence DNA region includes the following protein-coding sequences:
- the saraf gene encoding store-operated calcium entry-associated regulatory factor, which produces MALAALFLLMASPLISCWNDGAVLLHDVQVLTLYKGRYTTARRSSPVPQLQCVGGSAGCSSFVPEVVQCQNKGWDGVDVQWECKADMDNWYRFGKVEVSCEGYNSPDDPYILRGSCGLEYTLELTAEGRQNRGSSRFSDFTSGFFQGKQQHGSSQHFPSDLLAEGSGSMVVIAFFLLLAFAVYKMFLCDSSRGSRGDGYRGNQGPDGNGYSNMGPPPPGFRSEYTDSPPGYGFADSYSGPHTNNCGGDGLGGGLGGLGGGLGGLGGGLGGLGGGLGGRNRGGGGFWSGMGTGGLLGYLFGSHTGRRGPPVSPYGSPHYNTNNHTSTNTNTSSGTRTASGFGGTKRR